GGAGTTCACCGTCGACCAGACGGCGTTGAACGACAAACAGCAGAGCATCATTCAGGACATCACGCGCGGTGCCGGTCTGTAAGCGATGACCGCCGAGATAGAACCAACAGCGAACACTCCCTGGGTTCGGGTTCGGGCGACCGTCGAGGCGCTGGTCCGGCCGACCTCCGAGCGCGAGCGAGAGCGGCGGCGAATCGTCGCGCTCTGTCTCCCGTTCCTGACACTGCTGTCGGTCTCGGGAATCGTGCCGCTCGCGGAGATGCTCCGGATGAGCGTCTCCGAGAAGCGCCTCGTCACGGCGGGATTCACGCTGTTTCACTACGAGCAGTTGGTCACCGACCCGTACTACCGGACCATCGCGTTCAACACGCTCTGGTTCGCCGTGGCGACGACGGTCGCGTCGGTCGCGGTCGCCATCCCGGTCGCACACGCACTGGAGAAGTACGAGCTCCCCGGGAAGCCGATTCTGCTGACCGTCCTCTCCTTCCCGAACAGCCTGCCCGGCATCGTCGCGGCGTTCATGATAATCGTCCTGCTGGGGAACACCGGTATCGTCACGAACGTCTTCGCCGTGCTGTCGGGGCGAGCACCGACCGAGCTGGCGACGGCGACCGGCGTCGCGGGGCTGTTCTTCGCGTACCTCTACTCGATGATTCCACGCGCGTTACTGCTGTTGCGCGGGACGTACGCCGAAGTGAACACCGACGCGGAGGAAGCCGCTCGGAGTCTCGGTGCGACACCGTTCGAGACGTTCCGCTACGTGACGTTCCAG
The Halomicroarcula saliterrae genome window above contains:
- a CDS encoding ABC transporter permease, whose amino-acid sequence is MTAEIEPTANTPWVRVRATVEALVRPTSERERERRRIVALCLPFLTLLSVSGIVPLAEMLRMSVSEKRLVTAGFTLFHYEQLVTDPYYRTIAFNTLWFAVATTVASVAVAIPVAHALEKYELPGKPILLTVLSFPNSLPGIVAAFMIIVLLGNTGIVTNVFAVLSGRAPTELATATGVAGLFFAYLYSMIPRALLLLRGTYAEVNTDAEEAARSLGATPFETFRYVTFQQIKPGVIGAVILVFRTALAIFGTILILKSLLVWTLQINRELGAGNGFNIAGASAMATVWFACVFGFTLLAIRYTSAEVSI